A single genomic interval of Pyrus communis chromosome 7, drPyrComm1.1, whole genome shotgun sequence harbors:
- the LOC137740590 gene encoding jacalin-related lectin 19-like encodes MLPLNTKEDGKEQAGGKRKIMEVGPWGGNGGTPWDDGIYNGVREITLVYGHCIDSITVAYDKNGKPFKAEMHGGHGGTQTAEIKLQYPDEYIVSVTGHYCTMVDAGIYSPIIRSLKFQSNRRTFGPFGMDEGTPFTYTLDGGKIVGLKGRDGLYIDAIGFHVSPAPARLCDRVQKSFRRLGCSVSCGAQINCNDSTASS; translated from the exons ATGCTTCCATTAAACACCAAG GAAGATGGCAAGGAGCAAGCAGGCGGGAAGAGGAAGATCATGGAAGTAGGACCATGGGGAGGAAATGGTGGAACTCCTTGGGACGACGGCATCTACAATGGCGTGAGAGAAATCACGCTTGTTTATGGCCACTGCATCGACTCCATCACCGTGGCGTATGATAAAAACGGCAAGCCTTTCAAAGCTGAAATGCATGGAGGTCACGGAGGCACTCAAACCGCAGAG ATAAAGCTGCAGTACCCCGACGAGTACATAGTCAGTGTGACCGGGCACTATTGTACGATGGTGGATGCCGGCATCTATTCCCCTATCATCCGTTCGCTTAAATTTCAGAGCAATCGAAGAACATTCGGACCATTTGGAATGGATGAAGGCACACCGTTTACTTACACTCTGGATGGAGGCAAAATTGTTGGCTTGAAGGGAAGAGATGGTTTATACATAGATGCCATTGGGTTTCATGTATCTCCTGCCCCAGCAAGACTCTGTGACAGAGTTCAGAAGAGTTTCAGAAGGCTCGGGTGCTCGGTTAGCTGCGGAGCCCAGATAAACTGCAACGACTCGACTGCTTCaagttga
- the LOC137739603 gene encoding uncharacterized protein At1g51745-like isoform X1 — protein MGSSGETSEKSIDASVGTLVWVRRRNGSWWPGRIMGLDELPDSCVVSPKSGTPVKLLGRDDASVDWYNLERSKRVKAFRCGEYDECIEKAKAHAASGNKKKVKYARREDAIIHALEIENAHLGKDDLNFSARMSNSGGDHGCAARESPAMSLCSEENEDMVDDVSDSEDNSHSGPELSQSGISFEEPNHISSSKLQSLQGKRRKTPNDSEDDGTEGVKRMRGLEDLGMGVLSKKSGQTGGLLEQVQQDGASLLDSNTRNGMPNGSPANGSKGTSSLKRKRSQVANVNELLKRKNRSRPLTKVLESTAMVSIPAMPDQLPNSCGSPLQGLSNGRVSGLESNESKGSLSADHTGILCENGTSINVPELASGASSINDKLKENEIPSISGLAEYDSSDDRLFDVPFVGEEKDPSGSSPIRTACSSGKPQIGALGRQSSQSRQPEAVSLKNERINEYGCTSSAALHDISISMVKGSSEWQLKGKRNSRQTSKDRKHDSRRFMDMDDEYNGYSAGIEHSNGLSQGSYQKVNCNGISGSRAYNGTLRSKSKQVTELPDGPTQRSLPYRQSRFTVPARYQTADSTARISCSDGSLYDVKLEVKSNYRPQHVPLVSLMSKLNSKAIVGHPLTVEVLGDGCSDREVDKTGYAVKPEKEIGRIPAKVLAVQPRNSPSRSPKTKKSGLQPKKIRKLSSLTGHKQSEDRKPLVPKPKGPVISCIPLKVVFSRINEAVNGLARPSHRVLRSSNA, from the exons ATGGGGAGTTCTGGTGAGACCAGTGAGAAGAGCATTGATGCGTCGGTGGGTACTTTGGTTTGGGTCCGCCGCAGAAACGGGTCCTGGTGGCCGGGTCGGATAATGGGTCTGGACGAGTTGCCGGACAGTTGTGTAGTTTCGCCAAAATCGGGCACTCCGGTGAAGCTTCTCGGCCGTGATGATGCAAGCGT GGACTGGTATAACCTTGAAAGATCCAAGAGGGTGAAAGCTTTTCGTTGTGGGGAGTATGATGAATGCATTGAAAAAGCAAAGGCCCATGCAGCCAGCGggaataagaaaaaagttaaataTGCACGGAGGGAAGATGCTATTATCCATGCTCTTGAGATTGAGAATGCTCACCTAGGCAAGGATGATTTGAACTTCAGTGCTCGAATGAGTAATTCAGGTGGTGACCATGGTTGCGCAGCCAGAGAATCACCTGCCATGTCTCTTTGCAGCGAGGAGAATGAAGATATGGTTGACGATGTGAGTGATTCTGAAGACAATTCACACTCAGGGCCAGAATTATCTCAATCTGGTATATCTTTTGAAGAGCCAAATCATATCAGTTCTTCTAAGTTGCAATCTCTGCagggaaagagaaggaaaacaCCAAATGATTCAGAGGATGATGGAACAGAAGGAGTGAAGCGCATGAGAGGACTTGAGGACCTGGGAATGGGTGTATTGTCAAAAAAGTCAGGCCAGACTGGAGGGCTTCTTGAACAAGTTCAACAGGATGGTGCTTCACTCTTAGATTCAAACACTCGGAATGGAATGCCTAATGGAAGTCCTGCAAATGGAAGCAAAGGTACTTCATCGCTGAAAAGAAAGAGATCTCAAGTGGCAAATGTTAATGAACTCTTGAAAAGAAAGAACCGCAGTCGACCATTGACCAAGGTGCTGGAGAGTACGGCAATGGTGTCTATTCCAGCTATGCCTGACCAATTGCCAAATTCATGTGGTTCACCTCTTCAAGGGTTATCTAATGGCAGGGTTTCTGGATTAGAATCCAATGAATCAAAAGGGAGTTTATCTGCAGACCACACTGGAATTTTGTGTGAGAATGGAACCTCTATAAATGTTCCCGAACTAGCTTCTGGGGCTTCCTCTATTAATGACAAATTGAAAGAGAACGAGATTCCCAGCATATCTGGCTTAGCGGAATATGATTCTTCTGATGATAGGCTATTTGATGTGCCATTTGTTGGAGAGGAAAAAGACCCTTCAG GTTCTTCTCCTATACGTACAGCTTGTTCATCTGGTAAACCTCAGATTGGTGCGTTGGGAAGGCAATCTAGTCAAAGTCGTCAGCCTGAAGCTGTATCTTTGAAAAATGAGAGAATTAATGAATATGGTTGTACGAGTTCGGCAGCCTTGCATGATATCAGCATAAGTATGGTGAAAGGTAGTTCAGAGTGGCAGTTAAAAGGAAAGAGGAATTCTAGACAAACAAGTAAAGATAGAAAACATGACTCCAGAAGATTTATGGACATGGATGATGAATACAATGGTTATTCGGCAGGCATCGAGCATTCCAATGGATTGTCTCAAGGTTCTTATCAGAAAGTAAATTGCAATGGCATTAGTGGTTCCCGTGCATATAATGGCACCTTACGATCAAAGTCCAAACAGGTTACTGAATTGCCTGATGGTCCAACACAGAGATCACTTCCCTATCGGCAGTCCCGCTTCACAGTGCCTGCAAGATATCAGACAGCAGATTCTACTGCCCGCATTTCATGCTCTGATGGTTCGTTGTATGATGTCAAGCTTGAGGTGAAATCCAATTACCGGCCACAACATGTTCCCCTGGTTTCCCTTATGAGTAAATTGAACAGCAAAGCCATTGTTGGTCACCCACTAACAGTTGAGGTCTTGGGTGATGGCTGTTCTGATCGGGAAGTTGATAAAACAGGCTATGCAGTAAAGCCAGAAAAAGAAATTGGAAGAATCCCAGCCAAGGTATTGGCAGTGCAACCACGAAATTCACCAAGTAGATCTcccaaaacaaagaaatctgGGCTACAGCCAAAAAAGATCAGGAAACTATCTTCACTGACCGGTCATAAGCAATCTGAAGACAGAAAACCACTGGTTCCGAAGCCGAAGGGTCCTGTAATATCCTGTATCCCCCTTAAAGTAGTGTTCAGTAGGATAAATGAAGCAGTGAATGGTTTGGCACGACCATCACATCGTGTTCTAAGATCAAGCAACGCTTGA
- the LOC137740062 gene encoding ESCRT-related protein CHMP1B, translated as MGNTEKLMNQIMELKFTSKSLQRQSRKCEKEEKAEKLKIKKAMEKGNVDGARIYAENAIRKRTEQMNYLRLASRLDAVVARLDTQAKMFTINKSMGNIVKSLESSLATGNLQKMSETMDSFEKQFVNMEVQAEFMETAMAGSTSLSTPEGEVNSLMQQVADDYGLEVSVGLPQAAAHAVPAKETEKVDEDDLSRRLAELKARG; from the coding sequence ATGGGAAACACCGAGAAGCTGATGAACCAGATCATGGAGCTCAAATTCACCTCCAAGTCGCTCCAGCGCCAGTCCAGGAAGTGCGAGAAGGAGGAGAAAGCTGAGAAGCTCAAGATCAAGAAGGCAATGGAGAAAGGAAACGTCGACGGCGCCCGGATCTACGCCGAGAACGCGATCCGGAAGCGCACTGAGCAGATGAACTACCTCCGCCTCGCCTCGCGGCTCGACGCCGTGGTGGCGCGGCTTGACACCCAGGCCAAGATGTTCACCATCAACAAGTCAATGGGCAATATCGTCAAATCGCTCGAGTCGTCGCTGGCCACTGGAAACCTCCAGAAGATGTCGGAGACCATGGACTCGTTCGAGAAGCAGTTTGTGAACATGGAGGTCCAGGCCGAGTTCATGGAGACCGCCATGGCTGGCTCCACCTCGCTTTCGACACCGGAAGGTGAGGTCAATAGCTTGATGCAACAGGTTGCGGATGACTATGGGCTTGAGGTGTCTGTCGGCCTGCCTCAGGCAGCTGCTCATGCCGTGCCTGCCAAGGAAACGGAGAAGGTCGACGAGGACGACCTCTCCAGGAGGCTTGCGGAGCTCAAGGCTAGAGGTTAA
- the LOC137739690 gene encoding anoctamin-like protein At1g73020, whose protein sequence is MNAVEEEQTAFEIGVVVPKRNVKEEDKTSDCVEVLVEEFRNLGLVVERVHGVVDEFIKLAAPLETLGRAAAELQIKKRTAIGMDLQFEWEEVDAFVRQPDGSVFSWCERFRCYRHLLYGIINKSRSSVTLRFDDKEFCWEVGEYLLQKLESERIVKEVFPLHDEIKRKKLLHTWALHWWDFTNQPIDEIYAYFGAKIAIYFAFLGMYTRWLLFPAAFGLIMHMFDFGSLQLLVLPIFFICIILWAIMFSQFWKRKNSALLARWQISNPVRADLGYGQGVEWSSSPSVELAKKWGTDKTKEKEMFQRIEWFGRLMRFRNDAIIIFSIICLQLPFELAYAHIYEVIESDIMKVGLTTIYLFAIQFLTQIGGKISVKLIKYENNENTEKRADSLVYKVFGLYFMQSYIGVFYHALLHRNFSTLRKVLIQRLLVSQVLENLLENTLPYLKYSYKKYRVRSKKKREKGSSIGKIQFASRVEKEYLKPSYSASIGMELEDGLFDDFLEVALQFGMIMMFACAFPLAFAFATLNNITEIRADALKLLAMLRRPTPRFSTTIGAWLNIFQFLIVMSICTNCALLVWLYDEEGKWKIEPGLAAILVMEHVLLLIKFGFSRFVPEEPAWVEANRVKNATNAVNMCSKQLLKSMSGARTTFGDVKKSQ, encoded by the exons ATGAACGCCGTCGAGGAGGAACAAACTGCTTTCGAGATTGGGGTGGTGGTTCCGAAGCGAAATGTGAAAGAGGAAGATAAAACTTCTGATTGTGTGGAGGTTTTGGTGGAGGAGTTCAGGAATTTGGGTTTGGTTGTTGAGAGAGTGCACGGCGTTGTCGATGAGTTCATCAAG CTGGCAGCACCTTTGGAGACGCTGGGGAGGGCTGCAGCTGAGTTGCAGATTAAAAAGCGGACTGCTATCG GGATGGATTTACAATTTGAATGGGAGGAGGTTGATGCTTTTGTGAGGCAGCCTGATGGTTCGGTCTTCAGTTGGTGTGAGCGTTTTCGCTGCTATAGGCACTTATTATATGGAATT ATTAACAAGAGCCGGTCAAGTGTAACTTTAAGATTTGATGATAAAGAATTTTGTTGGGAAGTCGGGGAGTATTTACTTCAGAAGTTGGAGTCAGAGAGGATTGTCAAAGAAGTGTTTCCTTTGCACG ATGAAATAAAAAGGAAGAAGCTCCTTCACACGTGGGCACTACACTGGTGGGACTTCACAAACCAGCCAATAGATGAGATTTATGCATACTTTGGTGCAAAG ATCGCCATCTATTTTGCTTTCCTTGGAATGTATACAAGGTGGTTGCTCTTTCCAGCTGCATTTGGGCTTATCATGCACATGTTTGATTTTGG GTCATTGCAGTTACTAGTGCTTCCCATTTTCTTCATATGCATAATATTATGGGCTATAAtgttttcacagttttggaaaCGTAAAAATAGTGCCCTCTTAGCCAG ATGGCAGATTAGTAATCCAGTTAGAGCTGACTTGGGGTATGGGCAAGGTGTGGAGTGGAGTTCCTCACCATCTGTTGAGCTCGCAAAAAAATGGGGGACcgacaaaacaaaagaaaaagaaatgttcCAAAGAATTGAGTGGTTTGGACGACTCATGAGATTCCGAAATGATGCTATCATTATCTTCAGTATTATATGCCTTCAGTTACCATTTGAACTGGCATATGCTCATATTTATGAGGTTATTGAGTCTGATATTATGAA GGTTGGGTTGACTACCATTTATCTTTTTGCCATTCAGTTCTTGACACAGATTGGTGGCAAGATCTCCGTTAAGCTcattaaatatgaaaataatgaaaacacAGAAAAAAGAGCTGACAGCTTGGTCTACAAG GTGTTTGGTCTTTATTTCATGCAGTCATATATAGGAGTTTTCTACCATGCCCTTTTGCACCGCAACTTTTCTACTCTCCGCAAAGTCTTGATTCAACGCCTCCTTGTGTCTCAG GTGTTGGAAAACTTGTTGGAGAACACTTTGCCATATTTGAAGTACAGTTATAAGAAATATAGAGTTCG AAGCAAGAAAAAACGTGAAAAGGGTTCATCAATAGGGAAGATCCAGTTTGCTTCCAGGGTAGAAAAGGAGTACCTGAAGCCTTCTTATTCTGCAAGCATTGGTATGGAACTTGAAGACGGGCTGTTTGATG ACTTTCTGGAGGTGGCATTGCAGTTTGGAATGATCATGATGTTTGCTTGTGCATTCCCACTTGCTTTTGCCTTCGCAACTTTG AACAATATCACTGAAATTAGAGCTGATGCATTGAAGCTTCTTGCCATGTTGAGAAGACCAACTCCTCGATTTTCCACAACAATTGGAGCTTGGCTGAACATATTTCAG TTTCTCATAGTTATGTCTATATGCACCAACTGTGCACTGCTGGTATGGTTATATGATGAAGAGGGCAAATGGAAGATAGAGCCTGGCCTGGCTGCAATATTGGTTATGGAACATGTCCTCTTGTTGATCAAATTTGGTTTCTCCCGTTTTGTTCCCGAG GAACCCGCTTGGGTAGAAGCCAACCGTGTGAAAAACGCAACAAATGCTGTGAACATGTGTTCTAAACAGCTCTTGAAGAGTATGTCCGGAGCGAGGACGACATTTGGTGATGTTAAGAAGTCACAATGA
- the LOC137738888 gene encoding large ribosomal subunit protein eL28z-like produces MATVPGQLIWEIVKKNNSFLVKEFGRSHAGVRFTKEPNNLLNLHSYKHSGLANKKTVTIQGVGKDQSVLLATSKTKKQNKPAALLHKSVMKQEFRRMAKAVVNQVANNHYRPDLKKAALARLSAVHKSLKIAKSGVKKRNRQAVRVYGRK; encoded by the exons ATGGCGACGGTTCCAGGGCAACTGATATGGGAGATAGTGAAGAAGAACAACTCTTTTCTTGTGAAGGAGTTCGGGAGGAGCCACGCCGGCGTTCGGTTCACCAAGGAGCCCAACAACCTCCTTAATCTCCACTCCTACAAGCACTCTG GGTTGGCAAACAAGAAAACCGTGACCATTCAGGGTGTGGGCAAAGATCAATCTGTGTTGCTGGCAACAAGTAAGACCAAGAAGCAGAACAAGCCTGCTGCTCTGCTGCATAAGTCTGTGATGAAGCAGGAGTTCCGCAGGATGGCGAAGGCGGTCGTGAATCAG GTGGCGAATAACCATTACAGGCCGGATCTGAAAAAAGCAGCCCTTGCAAGGTTGAGTGCTGTTCACAAGAGCCTCAAGATTGCCAAGTCTGGTGTCAAGAAGAGGAACAGGCAAGCTGTTAGAGTCTATGGCAGGAAATGA
- the LOC137739603 gene encoding uncharacterized protein At1g51745-like isoform X2 codes for MGSSGETSEKSIDASVGTLVWVRRRNGSWWPGRIMGLDELPDSCVVSPKSGTPVKLLGRDDASVDWYNLERSKRVKAFRCGEYDECIEKAKAHAASGNKKKVKYARREDAIIHALEIENAHLGKDDLNFSARMSNSGGDHGCAARESPAMSLCSEENEDMVDDGKRRKTPNDSEDDGTEGVKRMRGLEDLGMGVLSKKSGQTGGLLEQVQQDGASLLDSNTRNGMPNGSPANGSKGTSSLKRKRSQVANVNELLKRKNRSRPLTKVLESTAMVSIPAMPDQLPNSCGSPLQGLSNGRVSGLESNESKGSLSADHTGILCENGTSINVPELASGASSINDKLKENEIPSISGLAEYDSSDDRLFDVPFVGEEKDPSGSSPIRTACSSGKPQIGALGRQSSQSRQPEAVSLKNERINEYGCTSSAALHDISISMVKGSSEWQLKGKRNSRQTSKDRKHDSRRFMDMDDEYNGYSAGIEHSNGLSQGSYQKVNCNGISGSRAYNGTLRSKSKQVTELPDGPTQRSLPYRQSRFTVPARYQTADSTARISCSDGSLYDVKLEVKSNYRPQHVPLVSLMSKLNSKAIVGHPLTVEVLGDGCSDREVDKTGYAVKPEKEIGRIPAKVLAVQPRNSPSRSPKTKKSGLQPKKIRKLSSLTGHKQSEDRKPLVPKPKGPVISCIPLKVVFSRINEAVNGLARPSHRVLRSSNA; via the exons ATGGGGAGTTCTGGTGAGACCAGTGAGAAGAGCATTGATGCGTCGGTGGGTACTTTGGTTTGGGTCCGCCGCAGAAACGGGTCCTGGTGGCCGGGTCGGATAATGGGTCTGGACGAGTTGCCGGACAGTTGTGTAGTTTCGCCAAAATCGGGCACTCCGGTGAAGCTTCTCGGCCGTGATGATGCAAGCGT GGACTGGTATAACCTTGAAAGATCCAAGAGGGTGAAAGCTTTTCGTTGTGGGGAGTATGATGAATGCATTGAAAAAGCAAAGGCCCATGCAGCCAGCGggaataagaaaaaagttaaataTGCACGGAGGGAAGATGCTATTATCCATGCTCTTGAGATTGAGAATGCTCACCTAGGCAAGGATGATTTGAACTTCAGTGCTCGAATGAGTAATTCAGGTGGTGACCATGGTTGCGCAGCCAGAGAATCACCTGCCATGTCTCTTTGCAGCGAGGAGAATGAAGATATGGTTGACGAT ggaaagagaaggaaaacaCCAAATGATTCAGAGGATGATGGAACAGAAGGAGTGAAGCGCATGAGAGGACTTGAGGACCTGGGAATGGGTGTATTGTCAAAAAAGTCAGGCCAGACTGGAGGGCTTCTTGAACAAGTTCAACAGGATGGTGCTTCACTCTTAGATTCAAACACTCGGAATGGAATGCCTAATGGAAGTCCTGCAAATGGAAGCAAAGGTACTTCATCGCTGAAAAGAAAGAGATCTCAAGTGGCAAATGTTAATGAACTCTTGAAAAGAAAGAACCGCAGTCGACCATTGACCAAGGTGCTGGAGAGTACGGCAATGGTGTCTATTCCAGCTATGCCTGACCAATTGCCAAATTCATGTGGTTCACCTCTTCAAGGGTTATCTAATGGCAGGGTTTCTGGATTAGAATCCAATGAATCAAAAGGGAGTTTATCTGCAGACCACACTGGAATTTTGTGTGAGAATGGAACCTCTATAAATGTTCCCGAACTAGCTTCTGGGGCTTCCTCTATTAATGACAAATTGAAAGAGAACGAGATTCCCAGCATATCTGGCTTAGCGGAATATGATTCTTCTGATGATAGGCTATTTGATGTGCCATTTGTTGGAGAGGAAAAAGACCCTTCAG GTTCTTCTCCTATACGTACAGCTTGTTCATCTGGTAAACCTCAGATTGGTGCGTTGGGAAGGCAATCTAGTCAAAGTCGTCAGCCTGAAGCTGTATCTTTGAAAAATGAGAGAATTAATGAATATGGTTGTACGAGTTCGGCAGCCTTGCATGATATCAGCATAAGTATGGTGAAAGGTAGTTCAGAGTGGCAGTTAAAAGGAAAGAGGAATTCTAGACAAACAAGTAAAGATAGAAAACATGACTCCAGAAGATTTATGGACATGGATGATGAATACAATGGTTATTCGGCAGGCATCGAGCATTCCAATGGATTGTCTCAAGGTTCTTATCAGAAAGTAAATTGCAATGGCATTAGTGGTTCCCGTGCATATAATGGCACCTTACGATCAAAGTCCAAACAGGTTACTGAATTGCCTGATGGTCCAACACAGAGATCACTTCCCTATCGGCAGTCCCGCTTCACAGTGCCTGCAAGATATCAGACAGCAGATTCTACTGCCCGCATTTCATGCTCTGATGGTTCGTTGTATGATGTCAAGCTTGAGGTGAAATCCAATTACCGGCCACAACATGTTCCCCTGGTTTCCCTTATGAGTAAATTGAACAGCAAAGCCATTGTTGGTCACCCACTAACAGTTGAGGTCTTGGGTGATGGCTGTTCTGATCGGGAAGTTGATAAAACAGGCTATGCAGTAAAGCCAGAAAAAGAAATTGGAAGAATCCCAGCCAAGGTATTGGCAGTGCAACCACGAAATTCACCAAGTAGATCTcccaaaacaaagaaatctgGGCTACAGCCAAAAAAGATCAGGAAACTATCTTCACTGACCGGTCATAAGCAATCTGAAGACAGAAAACCACTGGTTCCGAAGCCGAAGGGTCCTGTAATATCCTGTATCCCCCTTAAAGTAGTGTTCAGTAGGATAAATGAAGCAGTGAATGGTTTGGCACGACCATCACATCGTGTTCTAAGATCAAGCAACGCTTGA
- the LOC137738887 gene encoding GTP-binding protein YPTM2-like: MIPEYDYLFKLLLIGDSGVGKSCLLLRFADDSYIDSYISTIGVDFKIRTVEQDGKVVKLQIWDTAGQERFRTITSSYYRGAHGIILVYDVTDQESFNNVKTWLQEINKFAVGNVNKLLVGNKSDLADKKVVSSEASKAFADELGIPFLETSAKNSTNVEQAFMTMVAEIKNRIATQPMSANKPSTVHMRGQPVSQKTTCCSS; the protein is encoded by the exons ATGATTCCTGAATA TGATTATCTTTTCAAACTTTTGCTCATTGGAGATTCCGGCGTTGGCAAGTCATGCCTTCTACTGAGATTTGCG GATGATTCTTACATTGACAGCTACATAAGTACCATTGGTGTTGACTTT AAAATTCGAACGGTGGAGCAGGACGGGAAGGTTGTCAAACTTCAAATC TGGGACACTGCTGGTCAAGAACGCTTCAGAACAATTACAAGTAGCTACTACCGTGGTGCCCATGGCATTATC CTTGTCTATGATGTCACGGACCAAGAAAGCTTCAACAACGTCAAGACCTGGCTGcaagaaattaataaatttgcAGTTGGAAATGTGAACAAGCTCTTGGTTGGAAACAAAAGTGACTTGGCTGACAAGAAAGTGGTCTCTTCTGAAGCTAGCAAG GCATTTGCCGATGAGCTAGGTATTCCATTCTTGGAAACGAGCGCCAAAAATTCGACCAATGTAGAGCAGGCATTCATGACTATGGTTGCAGAGATAAAGAACAG GATAGCTACGCAACCAATGAGTGCCAACAAACCATCCACCGTGCACATGCGCGGACAGCCGGTCTCCCAAAAGACCACCTGCTGCTCATCCTGA